The sequence below is a genomic window from Streptococcus oralis.
TAAAAAAATGGTATAATGAAGGGTATGAAATATCACGACTACATATGGGATTTAGGCGGCACTCTATTGGATAATTACGAGACTTCTACAGCAGCTTTTGTAGAAACCTTGGCCCAATATGGAATTGAGCAAGAACACGACCGTGTTTACGAAGCCTTGAAGGTTTCGACAGCTTTTGCCATTGAGAAGTTTGCCCCAGATATCGAGGATTTTTTAGAGAACTACAAAGAAAATGAAGCGCGTGAGCTAGAGCACCCAGTTTTGTTTGAGGGAATTCCAGAGTTACTCAAAGACATCTCTGATAAGGGTGGACGCCATTTCTTAGTTTCTCATCGAAATGACCAAGTTCTGGAACTTCTTGCCAAGACCCAGATAGCCAACTACTTCACCGAAGTAGTGACTGCCAGTTCAGGTTTTAAACGAAAACCAGATCCTGAGTCCATGATATATTTACGTGATAAATATCATATTACATCTGGTTTGGTCATCGGAGACAGAAACATTGATGTAGAAGCAGGTAAAGCTGCAGGCTTAGATGCCTATCTTTTTGACAATGTTG
It includes:
- a CDS encoding HAD-IA family hydrolase — protein: MKYHDYIWDLGGTLLDNYETSTAAFVETLAQYGIEQEHDRVYEALKVSTAFAIEKFAPDIEDFLENYKENEARELEHPVLFEGIPELLKDISDKGGRHFLVSHRNDQVLELLAKTQIANYFTEVVTASSGFKRKPDPESMIYLRDKYHITSGLVIGDRNIDVEAGKAAGLDAYLFDNVATLRRSIDM